The genomic segment TCTGATTTAGCTCAGCATGTGGGTACCACTGCAAGACAACTGAAGTTTGGTGACGTTACCCAGGAAGCAAACACCATCAACATCCAGAGCTCCGCTATGTGTCGACCATTGTCAGCAGTTTCCTGTGTGTCGACTGGAAGTGCCTTCTCATCTGATTCTGACATTGATGTATGCGACTTCAGCGACAATGAGAGTATATTTGGCCAAAGGACTGTTACACCAGATCAAGATTGTTTTACTGTGAGTAAAGACATTAGTTCTCTGCCTCCATCTCACGTATCTATACAGAACCATTGTGTTATCGCTGGACAGAATCCTCACCAACAAACCAGCACATCCAGTTTTCTTTTGGACCAGTTTCAGAATGATATCAAGTGTAGAGACAATGTCTCTAGTTGCCATGACGATGCATCTCCGGGTGACAGCAGTGAAAGTGTAAACAAACCTTTGGATATTTTCGCTATGGCAACAGCCGAACTTGACCTTCCAACCTCTGGAGAGATCACAGATGAGAAACTAGTTATTGATGAGTCCACCATTAAATGTGAAGTCAGCAGTACCACTGGCCAGCAGAGTGAACTTCCCCAAGTGCCAGCAATGATCGGCCGGAATCGATGCCTGACACCTGAAGCCTCAATGATTTTGACAAAATGGTACGAGGATCATATTTCTTACCCATACCCTTCAGATCTTGAAGTACAGCAACTCTGCATTTCTTGCGGACTGACCAAGACTCAAGTCAAGAAATGGATGGCCAACAAACGTGTCCGGACTTTCAACACCCTCAGCATCACTGGTAACCAACATCCAATTAAACGCAAGTTCAAAGGTGAAGTTGGTAAGGCAGCAGCTGTTTTCTACCAAACCTAACTACCAACAACTTAGCACAGAGGCAAGGCAGGTTTTGAACCAATGGTATGAAAATCACGCAGAGAATCCCTACCCTTCTGAGGACGAAAAAGTGATGTTATCACGAACAGCTAACATCACCCTAGCTCAGGTACGTTCGTGGTTTGCCAATAAGAGGAGCCGTGCCCATAACACACGACGACAGGTTCCTAATTACTTCATCAGTAAGTACCCCGAGTACACACCTATCGTACACCATGGTCAGTATGCATCGTGAAGAGGCTCGACGTGGTGGGACGGAGACAACGGGCCAACCATATGTACGCTCCTTATTGATGTCTGAAACCTAAGAACTCTCGAGTGTTTTCCAGGACAATCGTGATAGTGACTTTGTGTGGAAATCTTTTGTGAATATTCCCGCTAATAGTGACTAGAACGATGAATAGTGCCCATGTACACttaatgtgatgttttatgGAATATTTAATTCTTATCGTGAACTTATATGTGAAATTCACTGGAGACAGGATTAATTACAGATTACTATATTGAACATCAGGTATTTAATGAACATTCAATGAATCAAAGACTTTGACAAAGACAGATTTGTAATTTTACGATTTTTCAATGTTTCTAGCGATGGAGaagataataatttttttatctcAACATGTAGGATACCAGGATATATTATAGTACAAATGCATCGTAGGTAGATTAACCTCGGTGAATCATTTAACCTGACTATTGATAAACAAAAGTgccaaatataatattttgtaatttatatcatacctgtctatatattgtaataatttcTGCACCAAATGATCTTCTATAGTCaattacataatattatttatgtaaatctTATGcttattaatttatttcagtTGCAGCATCttgtaaatttgtattttatcatgTACATTGTTTCTTATAATGACTTGTTTACAGTGTATGATAATTaaagaaatacatttaaatttgatttgaagTCCTTCTTGTTCTTATTTTAAAATCAGAATTTCAATTGAGTTAAAACATGATGACTCTAGTGTTCTTTTTTGGGTAGGCAGAAGCTTTGGTCTGTACCAGGACATGATACTCTAGTTTTGGGTCTTTTTTTGTTG from the Pecten maximus unplaced genomic scaffold, xPecMax1.1, whole genome shotgun sequence genome contains:
- the LOC117320475 gene encoding LOW QUALITY PROTEIN: uncharacterized protein LOC117320475 (The sequence of the model RefSeq protein was modified relative to this genomic sequence to represent the inferred CDS: inserted 2 bases in 1 codon), giving the protein MSSPLDRPPPHSTTKFDLGNQPRRRNASIVLVDQAQKNDSFSSQQGGQLFNTSTATNRSTPDLEDILCQDSEFQKRPRHIVNSDLAQHVGTTARQLKFGDVTQEANTINIQSSAMCRPLSAVSCVSTGSAFSSDSDIDVCDFSDNESIFGQRTVTPDQDCFTVSKDISSLPPSHVSIQNHCVIAGQNPHQQTSTSSFLLDQFQNDIKCRDNVSSCHDDASPGDSSESVNKPLDIFAMATAELDLPTSGEITDEKLVIDESTIKCEVSSTTGQQSELPQVPAMIGRNRCLTPEASMILTKWYEDHISYPYPSDLEVQQLCISCGLTKTQVKKWMANKRVRTFNTLSITGNQHPIKRKFKGEVGKAAAVXSTKPNYQQLSTEARQVLNQWYENHAENPYPSEDEKVMLSRTANITLAQVRSWFANKRSRAHNTRRQVPNYFISKYPEYTPIVHHGQYAS